One segment of Mycolicibacterium sp. YH-1 DNA contains the following:
- a CDS encoding NAD(P)/FAD-dependent oxidoreductase gives MTDHAVVLGAGIAGLLAAAALADTHATVTVVERDRLPDGPFERRGTPQAPHLHSILSRGWLTIEELLPGFLADLAARGGDVLDDAHLGARIHVQNGPYTFNRTDPVADPAALTMHLVTRPFVEFHLRRRVAALPNVTITDDHDIVELAAAQPHRITGVSISDRRTGHTQALSADLVIDATGRGSRTPLLLDNLGLGRPPRRSFTVHGVYYSQRITIPDHDTFRERLILVVPPTAAGRGGLIAGENDTWTLTVAKHTNDPHSPPTTFADMLALAEEFVPPHIHPALQRAQPLTDVMVHRYPGGTWHRYDRHPHQPEGLLVVGDALCCLDPIHGQGITMAALHAHALRTHLRHGRDVDPRRFHQALAAVTAPVWAMNQPPGHTTTRSVKHALQGRLIRWGRHKILQSADDIVVTERLIRVVNMIDPPQRLLEPTLLARVATHHIRQTLTRYRRHPGANTHA, from the coding sequence ATGACCGACCACGCTGTTGTTCTCGGCGCGGGAATCGCCGGACTATTGGCTGCGGCGGCCCTGGCCGACACGCATGCGACCGTCACCGTCGTCGAACGAGATCGCCTGCCCGACGGTCCATTCGAGCGCCGCGGCACACCCCAGGCACCCCACCTGCACAGCATTCTGTCCCGGGGGTGGCTCACCATCGAGGAACTGCTCCCCGGGTTTCTCGCCGACCTGGCCGCTCGCGGAGGCGACGTTCTCGACGACGCCCACCTCGGGGCTCGCATACACGTCCAGAACGGTCCCTATACCTTCAACCGCACCGACCCGGTCGCCGACCCGGCGGCCCTCACCATGCATCTGGTGACCCGGCCGTTCGTCGAGTTCCACCTACGCCGGCGGGTCGCCGCCCTGCCCAACGTCACCATCACCGACGACCACGACATCGTCGAACTCGCTGCCGCACAACCCCACCGGATCACCGGCGTCTCGATCAGCGACCGCCGCACCGGCCATACACAGGCACTGTCCGCCGACCTGGTCATCGATGCCACCGGACGGGGCAGCCGCACACCCCTGCTGCTCGACAACCTGGGCCTCGGACGGCCACCGCGGCGATCCTTCACCGTTCACGGTGTGTACTACAGCCAACGAATCACCATCCCCGACCACGACACGTTCCGCGAACGCCTGATCCTGGTCGTCCCGCCCACCGCTGCCGGGCGAGGTGGCCTCATCGCGGGCGAGAACGACACATGGACGTTGACCGTGGCCAAGCACACCAACGACCCCCATTCGCCCCCAACGACATTCGCGGACATGCTGGCCCTAGCCGAAGAGTTCGTTCCGCCACACATCCATCCAGCCTTGCAGCGGGCACAACCGCTCACCGATGTGATGGTCCACCGCTACCCCGGCGGCACCTGGCATCGCTACGATCGCCACCCTCACCAGCCCGAGGGCCTGCTCGTCGTGGGTGACGCGCTGTGCTGCCTCGATCCCATCCACGGCCAAGGCATCACCATGGCCGCGCTACACGCACACGCCCTCCGCACACACCTACGCCACGGCCGAGACGTTGACCCGCGACGCTTTCATCAGGCGCTGGCAGCCGTCACCGCACCCGTGTGGGCCATGAACCAGCCCCCCGGCCACACCACGACCCGCAGCGTCAAACATGCCCTACAAGGACGTCTCATCCGGTGGGGGCGCCACAAGATCCTCCAATCCGCCGACGACATCGTCGTCACCGAACGGCTCATCCGCGTGGTCAACATGATCGACCCGCCACAACGCCTCCTGGAGCCGACACTGCTCGCCCGCGTGGCCACACACCACATCCGTCAGACACTGACCCGCTACCGCCGACACCCAGGAGCGAACACCCATGCTTGA